The Caproicibacterium lactatifermentans genome contains a region encoding:
- a CDS encoding toxic anion resistance protein, translated as MEQNKIPTPELILDPTPSPAAPDLQTAPQVNMAAQQVPKPQLSPEEQKMVDDFATKIDLTNSNQVLQYGSGAQKKMANFSESALENVRTKDLGEVGKMLSGVVTELKSFETDDKDKGLFARFKRSSNKITALKARYAKAETNVDQICDALEEHQVKLLKDISVLDKMYEVNKTYFKELSMYLIAGKKKLEQVRTQDLPQMQAKAQVSGLPEDAQSANDLSNMCTRFEKKLHDLELTRMVAIQMAPQLRLVQNNDLLMSEKIQSTLVNTIPLWKSQMVLALGVEHSTQAAKAQREVTDMTNELLRKNADTLKIATVETQKESERGVVDMETLQHTNETLISTLDEVMQIQQQGREKRAQAEQQLGKLESDLKNKLLQLR; from the coding sequence ATGGAACAAAATAAAATACCTACTCCAGAACTGATACTGGACCCAACGCCGTCACCGGCTGCACCCGACCTGCAGACAGCACCGCAGGTAAACATGGCGGCCCAGCAGGTACCAAAGCCGCAGCTGAGTCCAGAAGAGCAGAAAATGGTGGACGACTTTGCAACCAAAATAGATCTGACCAACAGCAACCAAGTGCTGCAGTACGGTTCCGGTGCGCAGAAAAAAATGGCCAATTTTTCCGAAAGTGCGCTGGAAAATGTGCGCACTAAGGATTTGGGCGAGGTCGGCAAGATGCTTTCCGGCGTGGTAACGGAACTGAAAAGCTTTGAAACGGACGATAAGGATAAAGGTCTGTTTGCCCGCTTTAAACGCAGCAGCAATAAGATTACTGCCCTGAAAGCACGCTATGCCAAAGCGGAAACCAATGTGGACCAAATCTGCGACGCACTGGAAGAGCATCAGGTGAAGCTGCTAAAGGACATTTCTGTACTGGATAAAATGTATGAGGTCAATAAGACTTACTTTAAGGAACTGTCCATGTACCTGATTGCAGGCAAGAAAAAGCTGGAGCAGGTGCGTACACAGGACCTTCCCCAAATGCAGGCAAAGGCACAGGTGTCCGGTCTGCCGGAGGATGCCCAGTCTGCCAATGACCTTTCCAACATGTGTACACGCTTTGAAAAGAAGCTGCACGATTTGGAGCTGACACGCATGGTCGCCATTCAAATGGCACCGCAGCTTCGCTTGGTGCAGAACAATGACCTGCTGATGAGCGAAAAGATACAGTCTACACTGGTGAATACAATTCCTCTGTGGAAAAGTCAGATGGTTTTGGCACTGGGCGTGGAACATTCCACCCAGGCTGCCAAAGCACAGCGGGAAGTAACGGATATGACCAATGAACTGCTGCGTAAGAATGCAGATACCCTGAAGATAGCTACGGTTGAAACGCAGAAAGAATCTGAGCGCGGTGTCGTTGATATGGAGACGCTGCAGCATACCAATGAAACGCTGATTTCTACACTGGATGAAGTCATGCAGATTCAACAGCAAGGCCGCGAAAAGCGCGCACAGGCAGAACAGCAACTTGGCAAACTGGAAAGTGACCTGAAGAACAAGCTTTTGCAGCTGCGCTGA
- the metA gene encoding homoserine O-acetyltransferase MetA, with translation MPIKIPNSLPARSVLENEHIFVMTERRALHQDIRPLRIALVNLMPTKITTETQILRCLASTPLQIEVDLVQTVTHKSKNTPEDHLLRFYETFDDIKDRVYDGCIITGAPVELMKYEDVDYWPELCRIFEWTKTNVHSTFHICWAAQAGLYYHYGIPKYVLPKKLFGVFPHYALKKKSRLFRGFDDVYWAPHSRQTEVHAKDIEKVPQLRIMSVSPEAGVHIVSDQDGRQYFVMGHSEYDTETLGQEYRRDLEKGEPIAMPKHYYPGDDPSRAPVNNWRATGQLLYTNWLNYFVYQTTPFDLRTMGNDSLDCAML, from the coding sequence TTGCCCATTAAAATACCAAATTCACTGCCGGCTCGCTCCGTACTGGAAAACGAACATATCTTTGTCATGACGGAACGACGGGCTTTACATCAGGATATTCGTCCGCTGCGCATTGCGCTGGTGAACCTGATGCCAACAAAAATTACGACGGAAACGCAAATTTTGCGCTGCCTTGCCAGTACGCCCCTGCAAATAGAGGTTGATTTGGTGCAGACCGTCACACATAAGTCTAAAAATACGCCGGAGGACCATCTCCTGCGTTTTTATGAGACGTTTGACGACATTAAAGACCGTGTTTATGACGGCTGCATCATCACCGGTGCACCGGTGGAACTGATGAAATATGAAGATGTGGATTACTGGCCGGAGTTATGCCGCATTTTTGAGTGGACTAAGACCAATGTCCATTCCACTTTCCATATCTGCTGGGCGGCACAGGCCGGACTATATTACCATTATGGAATTCCCAAGTATGTTCTGCCCAAAAAGCTGTTCGGCGTTTTTCCACATTATGCACTGAAGAAAAAATCCCGTTTGTTTCGGGGCTTTGACGACGTTTATTGGGCACCGCATTCCCGCCAGACAGAGGTCCATGCGAAGGATATTGAAAAGGTGCCGCAGCTGCGCATTATGTCCGTTTCACCGGAAGCAGGTGTGCATATTGTTAGTGACCAGGACGGCCGCCAGTATTTCGTCATGGGTCATTCGGAATATGATACGGAAACGCTGGGGCAGGAGTACCGGCGTGACTTAGAAAAAGGCGAGCCTATTGCCATGCCGAAGCACTATTATCCCGGTGATGACCCTTCCCGTGCGCCTGTTAATAATTGGCGTGCGACCGGCCAGCTGCTGTATACCAACTGGCTTAACTACTTTGTGTATCAGACAACACCGTTTGACCTGCGCACAATGGGAAATGACTCTTTGGACTGCGCTATGCTCTAA
- a CDS encoding helix-turn-helix domain-containing protein, whose protein sequence is MPKGKAKKRYTGEFKQQVVEAMQTEKLSYSEAARQFHVSDHKSVAQWERIYLEEGPEGLYVERRGRANSNDKSLIADAKDYASKNVAGILASSQVIPT, encoded by the coding sequence ATGCCAAAAGGTAAAGCAAAGAAACGATACACAGGAGAATTCAAACAGCAGGTTGTAGAAGCTATGCAAACAGAGAAACTCAGTTACAGTGAAGCAGCGCGGCAGTTTCACGTGTCTGACCATAAAAGCGTTGCTCAATGGGAACGAATTTATCTGGAAGAAGGACCAGAAGGGCTATATGTGGAACGCCGTGGTCGAGCCAACTCTAATGATAAATCACTTATAGCAGATGCTAAGGATTATGCTTCAAAAAATGTAGCCGGGATATTAGCTTCTTCTCAAGTAATTCCGACATAA
- a CDS encoding DUF3789 domain-containing protein, whose amino-acid sequence MKFIVGMILGFWAGITTMCLFQIKRKK is encoded by the coding sequence ATGAAATTCATTGTTGGAATGATTCTTGGATTTTGGGCTGGCATTACAACCATGTGTTTATTCCAAATAAAGCGAAAAAAATAA
- a CDS encoding sugar transferase, with amino-acid sequence MKSEEALFNPDFAKDNAKKERKICFASKSRVKQRRLYFAVKRVMDIVLSLLALILLSPLFLIVAILIKADSPGPAFYIHNRVGKNGKTFRMYKFRSMCVDADRYLGKLAAQNEREGPAFKISDDPRITRVGRVIRRTCIDELPQLLNILKGDMSIVGPRPPLPAEVEQYTPYQYQRLAAKPGLTCYWQTHKGKVSTFNEWVGLDIKYIQNQNFRVDAKLILQTITFVLKNKGDE; translated from the coding sequence ATGAAATCCGAAGAGGCGCTATTTAACCCTGACTTTGCAAAGGACAATGCAAAAAAAGAACGAAAGATATGTTTTGCTTCTAAAAGCCGAGTAAAACAACGACGGCTGTATTTTGCAGTTAAAAGAGTGATGGACATTGTACTAAGTTTGCTTGCCCTTATTTTACTTTCCCCATTGTTTTTAATTGTTGCCATTCTGATTAAGGCTGACAGCCCGGGACCAGCCTTTTATATTCATAATCGTGTAGGAAAAAACGGCAAAACATTTCGAATGTATAAGTTCCGAAGTATGTGCGTAGATGCGGATCGGTATCTGGGTAAACTAGCTGCACAAAATGAGCGGGAAGGCCCGGCTTTTAAAATAAGTGATGACCCTCGTATTACGAGGGTGGGACGGGTGATTCGCCGCACTTGCATAGATGAATTGCCGCAGCTGCTGAATATTTTGAAAGGTGATATGAGTATTGTAGGTCCACGCCCACCTCTGCCGGCGGAAGTAGAGCAGTATACACCTTATCAATATCAGCGGCTAGCTGCAAAGCCAGGGCTTACCTGCTATTGGCAGACACATAAAGGTAAAGTATCTACATTTAATGAATGGGTTGGGCTGGATATCAAATACATACAAAATCAAAACTTTCGAGTGGATGCAAAGCTTATTTTGCAGACGATTACTTTTGTCCTAAAAAACAAAGGAGATGAGTAA
- a CDS encoding YveK family protein — MNETTELDLHRILFIFRQRWKWILSGFIIGLALMFVTSSFLIPKKYTSSVSLYVNNSQQKATSQDTVNQDDLNASQQLVNTYIVILEDDRVMQSIADKLSKPVSVGQMKKAVHMESANKTEVLSISAETTNPELSAEICNTIADVAPDVLKRVVKAGSVEVIGKATPASSPSSPNVAKQSAIGALIGLMIMIIVSLLAEVLDTTIKGEEDVKKRLNIPVLGEIPHLENQTRAGGKTDEAKK; from the coding sequence ATGAATGAAACGACAGAACTCGATCTGCACAGAATCCTGTTCATTTTTCGGCAGCGCTGGAAATGGATACTTTCTGGGTTCATCATAGGACTGGCACTTATGTTTGTCACCTCTAGTTTTTTAATACCCAAAAAATATACCTCCTCAGTTTCTCTCTATGTTAACAACAGCCAGCAGAAAGCCACATCGCAGGATACCGTTAATCAAGATGACTTGAATGCTTCACAGCAGTTAGTTAATACCTATATTGTCATTTTGGAAGACGACCGAGTCATGCAAAGCATTGCCGACAAGCTGAGCAAGCCGGTATCGGTGGGGCAGATGAAGAAAGCGGTCCACATGGAATCCGCCAATAAGACAGAGGTTTTATCTATCTCGGCTGAAACAACCAATCCGGAGTTATCCGCTGAAATCTGCAATACAATCGCAGATGTCGCCCCAGATGTACTGAAACGGGTTGTAAAGGCTGGGTCTGTGGAAGTAATCGGCAAGGCAACGCCGGCATCGTCACCGTCATCGCCAAATGTTGCAAAGCAGTCAGCGATAGGCGCTCTGATTGGTTTGATGATTATGATTATTGTATCCTTGCTGGCAGAAGTGTTGGATACAACGATTAAGGGTGAAGAAGATGTGAAAAAGCGGCTAAATATCCCTGTACTTGGCGAAATACCTCATCTAGAAAATCAAACTCGTGCAGGAGGTAAAACTGATGAAGCTAAGAAATAA
- a CDS encoding CpsD/CapB family tyrosine-protein kinase, producing the protein MKLRNKKHTFENEVSNRLSSHTNFHAEEAYKIIRTNLLFTLASAKNNIILVSSPEAAAGKSITCANLAISMAQTGKNVVLIDADMRKPVQHRIFEFANTDGLSTILSKTADADKILHHYKDTSLDVISAGPIPPNPVELLSSKNMQDFLDSISGGYDYVFIDTPPINMLSDALVLEPYVSGTVLIARQNQTTYDSLQKTIDSIKKVNGTVLGVVINDVREKSKPYSSYYYGSYGSCYGSYGDGPSSK; encoded by the coding sequence ATGAAGCTAAGAAATAAAAAGCATACTTTTGAGAATGAGGTGTCCAATAGGCTAAGCAGTCATACAAATTTCCATGCTGAAGAAGCTTATAAAATCATTCGGACAAATTTACTGTTTACTTTGGCATCTGCCAAAAATAATATTATCTTGGTATCAAGCCCAGAAGCGGCCGCCGGCAAGTCTATCACCTGCGCCAATTTGGCCATTTCCATGGCACAAACAGGGAAAAATGTCGTCCTCATAGACGCGGATATGCGAAAACCTGTTCAGCACCGTATCTTTGAATTCGCCAATACGGATGGCCTTTCAACCATTTTAAGCAAAACCGCCGATGCAGATAAAATACTTCACCACTATAAAGACACATCTTTGGATGTTATTTCGGCTGGCCCAATACCACCTAATCCGGTGGAATTGCTGAGCTCAAAAAATATGCAGGATTTCCTTGACAGCATTTCTGGTGGTTATGATTACGTTTTTATTGATACACCGCCAATCAATATGCTGTCGGATGCATTGGTACTGGAACCATATGTCAGCGGCACTGTTTTAATTGCAAGACAAAATCAAACGACATATGACTCACTGCAAAAGACAATTGACAGTATAAAGAAAGTAAATGGTACGGTGCTGGGCGTTGTTATCAATGATGTCCGGGAGAAGAGTAAACCATACAGCTCCTATTACTACGGCTCTTATGGAAGCTGTTATGGAAGCTATGGCGATGGCCCTTCTTCAAAATAA
- a CDS encoding CpsB/CapC family capsule biosynthesis tyrosine phosphatase, with amino-acid sequence MWTDFHLHVLPQIDDGASSIEMSIKMLEALSRQQVDSVFATPHFILHNTDIHTFVQARENAYQQLTGSPLFRPNLPAVQKAAEVAIEPDISKQDCLPLCYEHLSAILLELPSRGYKSWVLQEIENIRYGFKVLPVLAHLERYLWYEPEDIKELLKIPGLVVQINASAFGKREGRKLIKELYEQNAPVIVGTDSHNCGSRCPNLNIMEATIHKYRFKEWEPWLQKTKEWFLSQKRI; translated from the coding sequence ATGTGGACAGACTTTCATCTGCACGTTCTTCCACAGATTGATGATGGTGCATCCAGCATCGAAATGTCTATAAAAATGCTTGAAGCGTTAAGCCGCCAGCAGGTCGATTCCGTCTTTGCAACTCCCCACTTTATCTTGCACAATACCGACATCCACACATTTGTACAGGCAAGGGAAAATGCTTATCAGCAGCTAACAGGCAGCCCACTATTTCGTCCAAATTTGCCGGCCGTACAGAAAGCAGCTGAGGTTGCCATTGAGCCGGATATTTCAAAACAGGATTGTCTTCCGCTCTGCTACGAGCATCTTTCAGCTATTTTGTTGGAATTGCCTAGCAGGGGATATAAAAGCTGGGTGCTGCAGGAAATTGAAAACATCCGTTATGGTTTCAAGGTACTTCCCGTTTTGGCACATCTGGAAAGGTACCTGTGGTATGAGCCGGAAGATATAAAAGAACTTTTAAAGATACCAGGCCTTGTTGTACAGATAAACGCCAGTGCATTTGGAAAGCGTGAAGGACGGAAATTGATAAAAGAACTATATGAACAGAATGCTCCGGTCATAGTTGGAACGGATTCTCATAACTGCGGCTCAAGGTGTCCAAACCTCAATATCATGGAAGCAACCATTCACAAATATCGTTTTAAGGAATGGGAACCATGGCTGCAAAAAACAAAAGAATGGTTCCTTTCGCAGAAGCGGATATGA
- a CDS encoding VanZ family protein, with the protein MKKRIFWVLLLGACLAAIFFFSSQNYYQTNNTSGKISMVIVQIAKDVGAVPAGSSTAYQAVNVCIRKIAHFTIFFLLGVNISMIVWTFGHLSNSKRLVISLAAGFICACGDEFHQRFVMARTSSFRDVCIDTAGVLLAVFIVRSVEHRKHSSYPGKG; encoded by the coding sequence ATGAAAAAACGCATTTTCTGGGTTCTATTATTGGGAGCTTGTCTGGCCGCTATATTCTTCTTTTCAAGTCAAAATTATTATCAGACAAATAACACAAGCGGCAAAATTTCCATGGTAATCGTTCAAATTGCTAAAGACGTGGGCGCTGTACCGGCGGGAAGCAGCACAGCTTATCAAGCGGTAAACGTCTGTATTAGAAAGATTGCACATTTTACTATTTTCTTTCTGCTCGGTGTAAACATCAGCATGATTGTGTGGACCTTTGGCCACCTTTCAAACAGCAAAAGGCTTGTGATTTCTTTAGCTGCAGGATTTATATGCGCCTGTGGAGATGAATTTCATCAGCGGTTTGTTATGGCAAGAACTTCTTCATTCCGTGATGTTTGTATAGATACGGCGGGTGTGCTGTTGGCAGTCTTCATTGTCCGTTCTGTGGAACATAGAAAGCACTCCAGCTATCCTGGTAAAGGGTGA
- a CDS encoding class D sortase: MKESHHSHVRFRNIVKFIVTPLLFCAIAASLIIVVANPIIKPYTDLFQVTFLQKPPTFSGGISNIYQNNGQSELTKSSMKSPNDMPIQGQQIGTLTIQSAKIDTPVIYGDDTQNLKKGACIYVGSGLPGQRRTILISGHVDTVFSSLKSVKTGDLIKIKTTYGDYEYQVTGQKSAKDTDSKAINLLKKEENLVLYTCDRSSNVVGLTSQRYYVYAKYVSGKQISSAG; this comes from the coding sequence ATGAAAGAGAGTCATCATAGTCATGTTCGTTTCCGCAACATCGTGAAGTTTATCGTCACGCCGCTGCTGTTTTGTGCGATTGCGGCTTCTCTAATTATAGTTGTAGCGAATCCTATTATAAAGCCGTACACAGATTTATTTCAGGTGACGTTTTTGCAGAAGCCGCCTACGTTTAGTGGTGGAATATCTAACATTTATCAGAATAATGGCCAAAGTGAATTGACCAAATCAAGCATGAAGTCTCCCAACGATATGCCGATTCAAGGACAGCAGATAGGGACACTTACAATCCAGAGTGCAAAAATTGATACTCCCGTCATATATGGTGATGATACGCAAAACTTAAAGAAGGGCGCCTGCATTTATGTAGGCAGCGGTCTTCCGGGGCAAAGGCGCACAATCTTAATCAGTGGGCATGTTGATACCGTGTTTTCCTCTTTAAAAAGCGTCAAAACGGGCGACTTGATTAAAATTAAAACCACTTATGGTGATTATGAATATCAGGTGACAGGCCAAAAATCCGCCAAGGACACAGATAGCAAGGCTATCAATCTGCTTAAAAAAGAAGAAAACCTGGTTTTGTATACTTGTGACCGTTCCAGTAACGTCGTCGGTTTAACGTCACAGAGGTATTATGTTTATGCCAAATATGTGTCTGGAAAGCAAATTAGCTCCGCAGGATGA
- a CDS encoding glycosyltransferase family 1 protein, with translation MNSRPVRVAQVMGRMMAGGVESVVMNYYRHMDHKKVQFDFIVNNDSTVIPYDEISSLGGHVYEIPSYKHIFRYTKALKILFQKNHYPIVHSNMNSLSLFPLYAAKKANVPVRIAHSHSTSSPGETKKNILKNILRSFSKVYPTHYCACSTHAANWLFGEDFCKTNPIRIVKNAIDPDDFTYNPDIRKQKRNELGITDQFVVGHAGRMCFQKNQTFLLDVFARVLEYHPRSLLLLVGDGDMRPQIEQKTNELGITDKVIFTGVRKDVNELYQAMDVFAFPSNYEGLGLVAVEAQAAGLPVVASEKVPAEAKICETMEYCPLQETTERWAQRLLVHSNDIRKDRRKDVSASGYDIHCEAKKLQDFYLSL, from the coding sequence GTGAATAGCAGACCTGTACGAGTGGCGCAAGTGATGGGACGTATGATGGCTGGCGGCGTGGAATCAGTCGTAATGAATTATTACAGGCATATGGATCATAAAAAAGTACAATTTGATTTTATTGTCAACAATGATTCAACAGTCATTCCTTATGATGAGATTTCTTCTTTAGGCGGACACGTTTATGAAATTCCTTCATATAAACATATTTTTAGATATACGAAGGCTTTGAAAATATTATTTCAGAAAAACCATTATCCTATTGTACATTCCAATATGAACTCGCTGAGTTTGTTCCCCCTTTATGCTGCGAAAAAAGCAAATGTCCCTGTCCGTATTGCGCATAGTCACAGTACATCGAGTCCAGGAGAAACGAAAAAGAATATCCTCAAAAATATATTAAGATCTTTTTCAAAAGTATATCCAACGCATTACTGTGCCTGTTCAACACATGCGGCGAATTGGCTGTTTGGAGAAGATTTTTGTAAAACGAATCCTATACGGATTGTTAAAAACGCCATTGATCCGGATGATTTTACATACAACCCCGACATAAGGAAACAGAAGCGAAATGAGCTTGGAATTACGGACCAATTTGTTGTGGGGCATGCTGGCCGAATGTGCTTCCAGAAAAACCAAACGTTTTTATTGGATGTTTTCGCAAGGGTACTGGAATATCATCCGCGTTCTCTTCTGCTGTTGGTAGGGGACGGCGATATGCGGCCACAGATTGAGCAAAAGACGAACGAATTGGGAATAACCGATAAAGTCATTTTCACCGGAGTCCGAAAGGACGTCAATGAGCTTTATCAAGCAATGGACGTATTTGCTTTTCCATCCAACTATGAGGGGCTGGGCCTAGTTGCGGTTGAAGCGCAGGCGGCAGGCCTACCTGTTGTTGCCTCTGAAAAAGTCCCTGCTGAAGCAAAAATATGTGAAACAATGGAATATTGTCCTTTGCAGGAAACCACAGAAAGATGGGCACAAAGGTTACTTGTACATTCGAATGATATACGAAAAGACAGAAGGAAAGATGTGTCGGCAAGTGGATATGATATTCACTGTGAGGCAAAAAAGCTGCAGGATTTTTATCTCAGTCTATAA
- a CDS encoding O-antigen ligase family protein, with protein sequence MNSFLFFISMAFPKAGIQIASVPLTISTVLLALSAFKNINYIFPAMRKVKGLLTCYAVLFFALIFYCIFNLGDIPPFALAEVLVLLGSPLAIAVTYLMEPEKAYKMICVAIMITSLYAAVQWVAGITSTAIPGITYTKGQNITEKPIGYGFSDNAESTKMISTYQNGNGFGLFLSMAFPCLLCWKPTMPKWQKIKIVSLLMAVAGIILCGSRSVQIPFILTSLFMFASYQQNKSLNSKIQFWMILFEVALAFGAFIYIFFPKVANQFFDRLVIQTSNDTTMAGRTGQWAAINETIKNYDTPTFLRFLAIGKPALQEGGGEGLPEFLIHFGLIATVAFFASFITLLVACWKKARPMSFGILCVIMMYCVDQAYYYPPTLMLCFMFTMLSLRYQDKKATVRSHAENETSKTSERCSDLL encoded by the coding sequence ATGAATTCATTTTTATTTTTCATATCTATGGCGTTTCCTAAAGCCGGAATACAGATTGCTTCTGTACCACTCACAATTTCTACTGTATTATTGGCATTATCCGCTTTTAAAAATATAAACTATATATTTCCGGCAATGCGCAAAGTAAAGGGACTTTTAACTTGCTATGCAGTTCTATTTTTTGCGCTCATCTTTTACTGTATTTTCAATCTTGGAGATATTCCGCCCTTTGCTTTGGCTGAAGTGCTGGTCTTGCTTGGGTCACCTTTAGCGATAGCGGTGACCTATCTCATGGAACCAGAAAAAGCGTATAAGATGATATGTGTGGCAATCATGATTACCAGCTTATATGCTGCCGTACAGTGGGTGGCCGGAATTACGTCCACGGCAATTCCGGGAATTACATATACGAAAGGGCAGAATATTACAGAAAAGCCGATTGGATATGGGTTTTCGGACAATGCAGAATCAACAAAAATGATATCGACCTATCAAAACGGAAATGGATTTGGTTTGTTTTTGTCTATGGCTTTTCCGTGCTTGCTGTGCTGGAAACCGACTATGCCAAAATGGCAAAAAATCAAGATTGTATCGCTGCTTATGGCGGTTGCGGGAATCATTCTTTGCGGTTCACGTTCTGTGCAGATTCCATTCATATTAACATCGCTTTTCATGTTTGCCAGTTATCAGCAAAACAAGTCACTTAATAGTAAAATCCAATTTTGGATGATACTGTTTGAGGTGGCACTAGCCTTTGGGGCGTTCATTTACATCTTTTTCCCTAAAGTCGCAAATCAATTTTTTGACAGACTTGTAATACAAACTTCCAATGACACGACAATGGCAGGACGAACAGGGCAATGGGCTGCAATCAATGAAACCATTAAAAATTATGACACGCCTACATTTCTAAGATTTTTAGCGATTGGGAAACCTGCATTACAGGAAGGCGGGGGAGAAGGATTACCAGAATTTTTAATCCACTTTGGTCTCATTGCGACAGTCGCATTTTTTGCAAGTTTCATTACACTGCTTGTCGCCTGCTGGAAAAAGGCACGGCCAATGTCGTTTGGCATCCTATGTGTCATTATGATGTATTGTGTAGACCAGGCTTACTATTATCCGCCAACATTGATGCTTTGCTTTATGTTTACGATGCTTTCGCTCAGATACCAGGACAAAAAAGCTACAGTACGGAGTCATGCAGAGAATGAAACCAGTAAAACTTCTGAAAGGTGCAGTGATTTACTTTGA
- a CDS encoding glycosyltransferase family 4 protein: MNIAFVTSGYLPVPAVIGGAVESLVDYLIKMNEKYHKANFTVYSMYDERAEREASKQHNCRYKFIKTPDFIKAGDKAIYQIVKTFFKSKNAKQYRYILQRLWFFKKVSADLAVSNYDKLILENHPTIFMVLKKHGNAQRYLGKCYYHLHNEITNDFGCKELMGQVHKIITVSNFISQSISTYLGGLPRKKTVVLRNCVDEKRFGSAAAQKDGKIWREKFGIKSNEIVFLFCGRVTPEKGAKELMTAFCKADVPNTKLIVAGGYFYGSGVKSAYEQKLCYIAESSGNKIVLTGFIPYNDVPGVYAAADVVCIPSVWDDPAPLAVIEPLACGLPLITTLSGGIPEYANDKCALLLPRDGKIVDNLAKGIQYLAENPEARERMGKESLRAAEKLTLDNYYRNFMNILSE, from the coding sequence TTGAATATAGCATTCGTTACATCTGGCTATCTGCCGGTGCCTGCGGTGATCGGCGGCGCAGTTGAGTCTTTAGTCGATTATCTCATAAAGATGAATGAAAAATACCACAAAGCCAATTTTACCGTTTACAGCATGTATGATGAAAGAGCGGAGAGAGAAGCAAGCAAACAGCACAATTGCAGATATAAATTCATTAAAACTCCAGACTTTATAAAAGCAGGGGACAAGGCCATTTATCAGATAGTCAAAACATTTTTCAAGAGCAAGAATGCAAAACAATACAGATATATTTTACAGCGGCTATGGTTTTTTAAAAAAGTCAGTGCGGATTTAGCGGTCAGCAATTACGACAAGTTGATCCTTGAAAATCACCCGACTATTTTTATGGTGCTAAAAAAACATGGAAATGCGCAGAGATACCTAGGTAAGTGCTATTATCACCTACACAACGAAATAACAAACGATTTCGGCTGTAAAGAGCTGATGGGGCAGGTACATAAGATTATAACTGTCAGTAATTTTATCAGTCAGTCGATTTCAACATATCTCGGTGGGCTGCCACGGAAAAAGACAGTGGTGCTGCGTAACTGTGTGGATGAGAAACGCTTTGGAAGTGCTGCGGCACAGAAAGACGGCAAAATATGGCGTGAAAAATTCGGCATCAAATCAAATGAAATTGTTTTTCTTTTCTGCGGCCGTGTTACACCGGAAAAAGGCGCTAAGGAACTCATGACGGCTTTTTGTAAAGCGGATGTACCGAATACAAAACTGATAGTGGCAGGCGGCTATTTTTATGGAAGCGGAGTAAAAAGTGCCTATGAGCAGAAACTTTGCTATATAGCAGAGTCTTCTGGAAACAAAATCGTGCTGACAGGTTTTATCCCGTATAATGACGTACCGGGCGTTTATGCAGCAGCAGATGTGGTATGTATACCTTCTGTGTGGGATGACCCAGCCCCGTTGGCAGTGATAGAACCTTTGGCTTGTGGTCTTCCGCTAATAACGACGCTTTCTGGCGGCATACCGGAATATGCAAATGATAAATGCGCACTGCTTTTGCCGCGCGATGGGAAGATAGTCGACAATTTAGCAAAAGGCATTCAGTATCTGGCTGAAAATCCGGAGGCAAGAGAGAGAATGGGAAAAGAAAGCCTGAGAGCAGCAGAAAAACTTACTTTGGATAATTATTATCGTAATTTTATGAACATTCTTTCAGAATGA